In Ipomoea triloba cultivar NCNSP0323 chromosome 7, ASM357664v1, a single genomic region encodes these proteins:
- the LOC116024127 gene encoding uncharacterized protein LOC116024127 — MSDRQAWRAMAQAKKKIQGDEEENFKMLWGYVAEINRTNFMSTCRVKLSDLTDLSGHSRFMRPIIGVDGCHLKLATRGQMLIAIGIDANDSIFPLAYAIVEGENKQSWCWFLEFLKRDLLIGEHNEEEFTFRSDKQKGLLPAFEDTLPRSEHRFCVRHLHGNMKLAGFQAREKPIIACLEGMRHLLMTRVLEKLQWNEKQAASYRGFQCGLHEFDIQGFYGDQQSVNLEVRSCTCRIWDLTGLPCKHAICAIWIKHGKGPVYAYVNPCYTKARYLQIYEGSIHPMAGVSEWPVVDRTPPLPPLFIMLNLADQRN; from the exons ATGAGTGATAGGCAAGCTTGGAGAGCTATGGCACAAGCAAAGAAAAAGATCCAAggtgatgaagaagaaaatttcaAGATGCTATGGGGTTATGTGGCAGAAATCAATAGAACAAATTTCATGTCTACTTGTCGTGTTAAATTGAGTGATCTAACAGATTTGAGTGGACATAGTAGGTTTATGAG GCCAATAATAGGTGTTGATGGTTGTCACCTTAAGTTAGCCACAAGAGGCCAAATGCTTATTGCAATTGGAATAGATGCCAATGATAGTATTTTCCCATTGGCATATGCAATAGTGGAGGGTGAAAATAAACAATCTTGGTGTTGgtttttagaatttttaaagAGAGATTTATTAATTGGAGAACACAATGAAGAAGAGTTCACTTTCAGATCTGACAAACAGAAAGGTCTATTGCCAGCTTTTGAAGATACACTGCCTAGATCTGAACACAGATTTTGTGTACGACATCTACATGGGAATATGAAACTTGCTGGGTTTCAAG CTAGAGAAAAACCTATAATTGCTTGCCTAGAAGGCATGAGGCATTTATTGATGACTAG AGTGCTAGAGAAGTTGCAGTGGAATGAGAAGCAAGCTGCCAGCTATAGAGGATTTCAGTGTGGTCTACATGAGTTTGATATACAAGGTTTTTATGGAGACCAACAGTCTGTGAATTTGGAAGTAAGATCTTGTACTTGTAGAATATGGGATTTAACTGGATTGCCTTGCAAACATGCCATTTGTGCTATTTGGATTAAGCATGGGAAAGGTCCTGTTTATGCATATGTCAATCCATGTTATACAAAGGCAAGATATTTACAAATCTATGAAGGATCAATTCATCCTATGGCAGGTGTAAGTGAATGGCCAGTGGTTGATAGAACTCCACCTTTACCCCCCCTGTTTATAATGCTAAACCTGGCAGACCAAAGAAATTGA
- the LOC116025147 gene encoding uncharacterized protein LOC116025147, with translation MDFSREESEQSTKEYGEDIEKNDSEYVGDEYADVIDDFEFDTHVDPNVEYVGVGDEKNKAIIEAEAVGKGGFSVHNLNDCPNLSDDASINESDSDGSVSKWSNFRANTDMKNPKFTLGLTFGSKKEFKDAVLNYAFKNGKELKFVRNDKNRYIVECKHNACPWRINLRKDPKCESWRILSMRDIHDGCSWVYKNKMVKSSIVARRWTKEVQHHFGLENAEFQGQSLYS, from the exons ATGGATTTTTCGAGAGAAGAAAGTGAGCAATCGACAAAAGAGTATG GTGAGGATATTGAGAAAAATGACAGTGAATATGTGGGGGATGAGTATGCTGATGTTATTGATGACTTTGAATTTGATACTCATGTGGATCCAAATGTTGAATATGTGGGGGTTGGTGatgaaaaaaacaaagcaattataGAGGCAGAAGCAGTAGGAAAAGGTGGTTTTAGTGTGCATAATCTTAATGATTGTCCAAACTTGTCTGATGATGCGTCAATAAATGAGTCTGATAGTGATGGTTCAGTCTCTAAGTGGAGTAACTTTAGGGCAAACACAGACATGAAAAATCCTAAATTTACTCTAGGCCTGACTTTTGGTAGTAAAAAAGAATTCAAAGATGCAGTGCTAAACtatgcttttaaaaatggaaaagaGTTGAAGTTTGTAAGGAATGACAAAAATAGGTACATTGTAGAGTGCAAACACAATGCGTGTCCATGGAGAATCAACCTTAGAAAAGATCCTAAGTGTGAATCATGGAGAATATTAAGCATGAGAGATATACATGATGGATGTTCATGGGTTTATAAGAACAAGATGGTCAAATCAAGCATTGTTGCAAGGAGATGGACCAAGGAAGTTCAACATCATTTTGGATTGGAAAATGCTGAATTTCAAGGACAAAGTTTGTACAGCTGA
- the LOC116025143 gene encoding uncharacterized protein LOC116025143: MSAHPFLKKPKVEPDMENGGGSIGGEANNDGKDVPADTNDQSRSEQEEALVALVEHRTKEVHDLRQRISYYKSQLIEAERRLDDTQGKLARLRGQDSITTSKSVHDNGMKKVKSKTSSMNPALCSEDSYKSQSETKAQDEGMAIRPLENKSACTSRRTELSSGNQLQGKPQLVIPDVKPKVSQPTKMTESEPNVRSGPGSLTGELAFPHSSSTTKIKGDKTLRKPSEKDADVQNKGTKRKFEQKEHKDLIPMIRTSSSPCTIRCQTCSAISSQHKRKLRSLILCPTSEQLFATSALDGVVNLWQVQSRGSANLLSTTDCLSAKHRRWPEDIAWHPEGDTIFSVYSADGGESQISILNLNKGKERMRVSFLEEKPHVRGIINNIVFMPWEDIGFVTGGSDHAVVFWTEKEGANSWKPKALHRSMHSSAVMGIAGMQHKKSVMSAGADKRIIGFDLQAQRADYNHQIDSKCMSILPNPRDFNLFMVQAGTLEKQLRLFDVRARQREVHAFGWKQESSDSQSALINQAWSPDGLYITSGSVDPVIHIFDIRYNSHKPSQSIRAHQKRVFKAVWHHSLPLLISISSDLNIGLHKVT; the protein is encoded by the exons ATGAGCGCGCATCCGTTTCTGAAAAAGCCCAAAGTGGAGCCAGATATGGAGAACGGTGGTGGAAGTATCGGCGGAGAAGCCAATAATGACGGCAAGGATGTTCCTGCAGATACGAATGATCAGTCAAGGAGTGAGCAAGAAGAAGCCCTAGTTGCTCTCGTTGAACATCGCACTAAGGAGGTTCATGATCTCCGGCAGCGCATCTCTTACTATAAATCTCag CTCATTGAAGCAGAGAGAAGATTAGATGACACACAAGGGAAGCTGGCTCGCCTTCGTGGTCAGGACAGTATTACAACATCCAAGAGCGTTCATGATAATGGTATGAAGAAAGTGAAATCCAAAACAAGTTCCATGAATCCTGCTTTGTGTAGTGAAGATTCATATAAAAGTCAGTCTGAGACTAAAGCACAAGATGAGGGTATGGCAATTAGACCTCTAGAGAATAAATCAGCATGTACTTCCCGGAGGACAGAACTATCTTCTGGAAACCAACTTCAGGGTAAACCACAACTTGTAATTCCTGATGTGAAACCAAAAGTTTCTCAACCAACTAAGATGACAGAATCTGAACCTAACGTTCGAAGTGGTCCTGGTTCGTTGACGGGTGAACTGGCATTTCCTCACAGTAGTAGTACAACGAAGATAAAAGGAGACAAAACTCTGAGGAAGCCTTCTGAGAAGGATGCTGATGTTCAAAATAAAGGAACTAAGAGAAAATTTG AGCAGAAGGAGCACAAAGATCTAATCCCTATGATTCGTACTAGTTCTTCACCCTGCACTATCCGCTGCCAGACATGCTCTGCTATATCGAGTCAACATAAGAGAAAGCTTAGAAGTCTCATCTTGTGCCCAACCAGCGAGCAACTTTTTGCCACAAG TGCGCTGGATGGAGTTGTCAACCTGTGGCAGGTTCAGAGCAGAGG ATCTGCTAATCTTCTTAGTACTACCGATTGCTTGTCAGCGAAGCATAGGAGATGGCCAGAAGATATAGCCTGGCATCCTGAAGGGGATACTATATTTTCAGTTTACAGTGCTGATGGTGGAGAATCCCAGATTTCAATCCTTAATCTGAACAAAGGGAAAGAG AGAATGCGCGTAAGTTTCTTGGAAGAGAAGCCTCATGTGAGAGGCATCATCAACAACATAGTGTTCATGCCATGGGAAGATATCGGTTTTGTTACTGGTGGTAGTGATCATGCTGTTGTCTTTTGGACTGAGAAAGAAGGGGCAAATTCATGGAAGCCTAAAGCATTGCATAGAAGTATGCATTCCTCAGCTGTAATGGGAATTGCTGGTATGCAACATAAGAAAAGTGTGATGTCTGCTGGTGCCGACAAGAGGATTATCGGATTTGATCTTCAAGCTCAAAGAGCCGACTACAACCATCAAATAGACAGCAAATGCATGAGTATTTTGCCCAATCCACGTGACTTCAATCTCTTTATGGTTCAGGCAGG GACATTAGAGAAGCAGCTTCGGCTGTTTGATGTCAGAGCAAGGCAAAGAGAGGTCCATGCATTCGGGTGGAAGCAAGAAAGCAGTGACTCACAATCAGCTCTCATAAATCAGGCTTGGTCTCCCGACGGCTTGTACATCACATCTGGTTCAGTTGATCCTGTCATCCACATATTTGATATAAGGTACAACTCACACAAACCTTCTCAGTCCATAAGGGCCCATCAGAAACGAGTCTTCAAAGCTGTTTGGCAccactctctccctctcctcATATCCATCTCTTCTGATTTGAACATTGGGTTGCACAAAGTCACTTGA
- the LOC116026238 gene encoding uncharacterized protein LOC116026238, with product MKGLLDTVRSVEVTELNVMASGSIEMNKNVLSSTSSIVLGEQLPNDKNKTSRHPRWTRPETLVLIEGKKIAEDRKGCGTSSVLGCAQIKPKWDLVSSYSKQNGVNRGPVQCRKRWSNLISDFKKIRTWELQVKEKRDSYWMMMNDLRKMRKLPGFFDREIYDVLKGKAFIEAKHQLAGTDVNTGHHMETGEGGDEVQDNGKAQQVLGSGHHKIADSGILSDFEPTPQWNEDDSTEEGITPTITIPSPVSISGV from the coding sequence ATGAAGGGTTTATTAGACACTGTCAGGTCAGTAGAGGTAACAGAACTAAATGTCATGGCATCAGGGTCAATTGAGATGAACAAAAACGTGTTATCTTCAACTAGCAGCATAGTTCTTGGAGAGCAATTACCTAATGATAAGAATAAAACATCTCGACACCCTCGGTGGACCAGACCAGAAACATTGGTGCTCATAGAAGGGAAGAAGATTGCAGAAGATAGAAAGGGGTGTGGGACTAGTTCAGTTCTTGGTTGtgcacaaattaaaccaaagtGGGACTTGGTCTCATCCTATTCCAAGCAAAATGGTGTCAACAGAGGACCAGTTCAATGCAGAAAACGATGGAGCAATCTTATTAGTGATTTCAAGAAAATAAGAACATGGGAGTTACAAGTGAAAGAAAAGAGGGATTCATACTGGATGATGATGAATGACTTAAGGAAGATGAGGAAGTTACCAGGTTTTTTTGATAGGGAAATATATGATGTTTTGAAAGGGAAGGCATTTATTGAAGCAAAACATCAACTTGCAGGCACAGATGTAAATACTGGTCATCATATGGAAACTGGAGAGGGAGGGGATGAGGTGCAAGataatgggaaggctcaacaaGTTCTTGGAAGTGGCCATCATAAAATAGCAGATAGTGGTATTCTTTCAGACTTTGAACCAACACCACAATGGAATGAGGATGATTCTACTGAAGAAGGGATCACACCAACAATCACCATCCCTTCACCAGTGTCAATCTCAGGTGTTTAA